One Rhizobiales bacterium GAS188 DNA window includes the following coding sequences:
- a CDS encoding Uncharacterized membrane protein, DUF4010 family, whose protein sequence is MSRPQPGGLRHARCAHDPRAFFCVYWKVDAGITERGLLSFVAAVPLFTNLLLLFGLSLFFGLAFEEFHAHQGRIRPGGVRTFPLLAAAGAMLYLLDPTRLVPLSVGLLVIGAWLYAYYCSAVEERDSEGVPNIGLVSPVCNLLAYLLGPVALAQPHWVAVGMTVASVLLLTGRESLHAVARRIEPPEIVTVGKFLILTGIILPLLPNEPVTALTTVTPYQAWLALLAVCTLSYASYLLLRYWAPRQGDLLTAILGGLYSSTATTVVLARRAGAKGIAPDRAKIGIVLATAVMYLRILGIIAVFNLGLAAILAAPLAGLALLGLSLAALLYWFAGRPSSESGERAMPGNPLELWAAALFAILFVAISIACAWVVSRFGAAGIYALAAIVGVTDIDPFVLSIAQGSAASLSEMDATIAVLMATASNNLLKAAYTVAFAGLRGSLPAVVSLALLSGAAVTLALLYAR, encoded by the coding sequence GTGTCCCGGCCGCAGCCCGGCGGGTTGCGACATGCGCGTTGCGCCCATGATCCCCGCGCCTTCTTTTGTGTATATTGGAAGGTCGATGCCGGCATCACGGAGCGCGGTCTCTTGTCCTTCGTCGCTGCGGTTCCGCTATTTACCAACCTGCTCTTGCTGTTCGGGCTGTCCCTGTTCTTCGGGCTCGCCTTCGAGGAGTTCCATGCGCACCAGGGCAGGATCCGGCCGGGCGGCGTGCGCACCTTTCCGTTGCTCGCTGCCGCAGGTGCGATGCTGTACCTCCTCGATCCGACCCGGCTCGTTCCGTTGTCGGTGGGGTTGCTTGTTATCGGGGCGTGGCTTTACGCCTATTACTGCAGTGCCGTTGAGGAACGCGACAGCGAAGGCGTGCCGAATATCGGGCTCGTCAGTCCCGTCTGCAATCTCTTGGCCTATCTGCTTGGCCCTGTGGCGCTGGCACAGCCACACTGGGTGGCGGTTGGCATGACGGTCGCCTCCGTGCTCCTGCTCACCGGCCGCGAAAGCCTTCATGCGGTAGCGCGGCGCATCGAGCCCCCCGAAATCGTCACCGTCGGCAAGTTCCTCATCCTCACAGGCATTATACTGCCGCTTCTTCCGAACGAGCCCGTCACCGCCCTGACGACGGTGACGCCTTATCAGGCGTGGCTCGCCTTGCTCGCGGTCTGTACGCTCTCCTATGCGAGCTATCTGCTGTTGCGCTATTGGGCACCCAGACAGGGCGACCTTCTCACCGCCATTCTTGGCGGGCTCTATTCGTCGACGGCGACGACCGTTGTGCTCGCTCGCCGTGCCGGTGCCAAGGGGATTGCGCCGGACCGCGCGAAAATCGGGATCGTGCTCGCGACCGCCGTGATGTACCTGCGCATCCTCGGCATCATCGCGGTCTTCAACCTTGGTCTAGCGGCCATCCTCGCTGCGCCATTAGCGGGACTCGCGCTGCTCGGCCTTTCACTCGCGGCGCTGCTTTATTGGTTCGCGGGTCGGCCCTCGAGCGAGTCCGGCGAAAGGGCCATGCCGGGTAATCCTCTTGAACTCTGGGCCGCGGCGCTCTTTGCAATTCTGTTTGTGGCCATCTCAATCGCTTGCGCCTGGGTCGTGAGTCGATTCGGCGCAGCCGGCATCTACGCTCTCGCCGCCATCGTCGGAGTAACCGACATCGATCCGTTCGTGCTCAGCATCGCCCAGGGCAGCGCGGCGTCGCTCTCGGAGATGGACGCCACGATTGCTGTCCTCATGGCCACGGCGTCGAACAATCTGCTCAAAGCCGCCTATACCGTTGCCTTTGCCGGACTGCGCGGCAGCCTGCCGGCGGTTGTGAGCCTGGCCCTGCTATCCGGCGCAGCCGTCACCCTTGCGTTGCTATACGCCAGATAG
- a CDS encoding Polyphosphate kinase 2, PPK2 family: MKSRNFVVTRRPRLAEITEHPKFDFADYERRLTSLQGALQLIQQAYLGTSERALLVLEGWDTAGKGGVVRRLGWALDPRSFKVHPIATPDEHERAQHYLQRFWRHLPEKGQIVTFDRSWYGRVLVERVEGFATNKEWRRAYREINEFERMLVDSGIRLVKLFLHITPDEQVRRFRDRLINPVKRWKLSYEDFRNRARWSDYETAIEDMMEETATKRAPWHLILANNKPYGRIAAFRILADRLGKDVSLEPRPIDPDLLKEAKRALSLSASDIKRASHPIKQKVRLKRNGPES; this comes from the coding sequence ATGAAGTCTCGGAATTTCGTTGTTACGCGCCGGCCGCGGCTCGCGGAGATCACCGAACACCCCAAGTTCGACTTCGCCGACTACGAGCGGCGTCTGACGTCGCTGCAGGGGGCGCTTCAGCTCATCCAGCAAGCGTATCTCGGTACCTCGGAGCGGGCGCTCCTCGTGCTTGAAGGATGGGATACCGCCGGCAAGGGTGGCGTCGTTCGCCGCCTTGGCTGGGCCCTCGATCCACGCAGTTTCAAGGTCCACCCGATCGCCACGCCGGACGAGCACGAGCGCGCCCAGCACTACCTCCAGCGCTTCTGGCGACACTTACCGGAGAAGGGGCAGATCGTTACGTTCGACCGGTCATGGTATGGCCGCGTGCTGGTGGAGCGCGTCGAAGGCTTCGCGACTAACAAGGAATGGCGACGCGCCTATCGCGAGATCAACGAGTTCGAGCGCATGCTCGTCGACTCGGGAATTCGCCTCGTCAAGCTGTTCCTGCACATCACGCCCGACGAGCAGGTACGCCGCTTCCGCGACCGGCTCATCAATCCAGTGAAGCGCTGGAAACTGTCCTACGAGGATTTCCGCAATCGCGCCCGCTGGTCGGACTACGAGACGGCGATCGAGGACATGATGGAGGAAACCGCGACAAAACGTGCGCCGTGGCATTTGATTCTGGCGAACAACAAGCCTTACGGCCGGATCGCGGCGTTTCGCATCCTCGCGGACCGGCTGGGCAAGGATGTGTCGCTGGAACCGCGCCCGATTGATCCCGATCTGCTTAAGGAGGCGAAGCGAGCGCTCAGCCTCTCCGCGTCAGATATCAAGCGTGCCTCTCACCCGATTAAGCAGAAGGTCAGGTTGAAACGGAACGGCCCGGAAAGCTGA
- a CDS encoding transposase, which produces MTNERVEIITSVERRRRWSSAEKEQLVAASLEPGASVSAIAREAGIHASQLYGWRRQLRIRPVIGFAPVQISAEAAPAVVAGRGAIEIEFANGARMRVTGVVEPAMLRAAVASLSGDRRR; this is translated from the coding sequence ATGACGAACGAGCGCGTAGAGATCATCACATCGGTTGAGCGTCGTCGTCGCTGGAGTTCGGCGGAGAAGGAGCAGCTTGTGGCAGCGTCGCTGGAGCCAGGTGCCAGCGTGTCGGCGATTGCCCGAGAGGCGGGGATTCATGCAAGCCAGCTCTATGGGTGGCGCCGTCAGCTGCGGATACGGCCGGTGATCGGCTTTGCGCCGGTGCAGATCAGTGCGGAGGCTGCCCCCGCTGTTGTAGCCGGTCGTGGCGCGATCGAGATCGAGTTCGCGAACGGAGCGCGGATGCGGGTCACAGGAGTGGTCGAGCCTGCGATGTTGAGGGCGGCGGTCGCGTCGCTATCCGGTGACCGGCGGCGATGA
- a CDS encoding transposase produces the protein MIPVPSGFRVWIATGHTDMRRGMNSLALLVQEAFRRDPHGGDLYVFRGKNGKLIKVLWHDGLGMSLYAKRLERGRFIWPSAVAGVVSISASQLAYMLDGIDWRNPQHSWRPSAAG, from the coding sequence ATGATCCCGGTTCCGTCGGGGTTCCGGGTGTGGATTGCGACGGGCCACACCGACATGCGCCGCGGCATGAACTCTCTGGCCTTGCTGGTGCAAGAAGCCTTCAGGCGCGATCCGCACGGGGGAGATCTCTACGTCTTTCGCGGGAAAAACGGCAAGCTCATCAAGGTCCTCTGGCACGATGGGCTGGGCATGTCGCTCTACGCCAAGCGGCTGGAGCGTGGCCGGTTCATCTGGCCTTCGGCGGTGGCCGGTGTCGTCTCGATATCGGCATCGCAACTCGCCTATATGCTGGACGGGATCGATTGGAGAAATCCGCAGCATAGCTGGCGGCCGAGCGCTGCTGGATAA
- a CDS encoding Transposase, translating into MVESTDHFPEDIASLKAALIETRAKLVGAEALIEQQQLLIDKMKRAMFGPRSERSQRLIDQLELQLEELAAAAGEDDAKAEAERVEVQGFTRRKTTRRNFPADLPRRRVVHPAPTSCPCCGGTKLSKIGEDVTETLDVVPRQWFVTEHVREKFSCRACEKITQPPAPFHTIARGFAGPSLLAMMLVEKYANHQPLNRQSEHYGREGIELSVSTMADHVGACAAALRPLYELIKEHVFAAERIHGDDTTVPVLAKVKTRTGRIWTYVRDDRPFGGRAPPAAVFFYSPDRAGIHPQQHLAGYRGILQADAYAGFNELYEADRKPGPITEAPCWAHARRKLFELADIASKARNPKRTTISPIAFEAVRKMDAIFMLERPINGLPPKERLLVRRQDIAPLVNDLINWMKRERAKLSRHNEVAKAMDYMLKRIDAFTCFLEDGRICLSNNAAERELRGIALGRKSWLFAGSDRGGERAALMLTLIQTAKLNGVDPRAWLADILARIAGHKITDLCALLPWAWCGRQTPVDLAA; encoded by the coding sequence ATGGTCGAGAGCACCGATCATTTTCCCGAGGACATTGCCTCCCTGAAGGCGGCACTGATCGAGACGCGCGCCAAGCTCGTGGGCGCCGAGGCTCTGATCGAGCAGCAGCAATTGCTGATCGATAAGATGAAGCGGGCGATGTTCGGGCCGCGCTCCGAGCGCAGCCAGCGGCTCATCGATCAGCTGGAACTGCAGCTCGAGGAGCTGGCCGCGGCCGCCGGGGAGGATGACGCTAAAGCCGAAGCGGAGCGCGTCGAGGTGCAAGGCTTCACGCGGCGCAAGACGACACGGCGCAACTTTCCCGCCGATCTGCCGCGCCGGCGCGTTGTCCATCCCGCACCGACCTCGTGCCCGTGCTGCGGCGGCACCAAGCTGTCGAAGATCGGCGAGGACGTCACCGAGACGCTCGATGTCGTGCCGCGGCAATGGTTCGTCACGGAGCATGTCCGGGAGAAGTTCTCGTGCCGTGCTTGCGAGAAGATCACGCAGCCGCCGGCGCCGTTCCATACGATCGCGCGCGGCTTTGCCGGCCCGAGCCTTCTGGCGATGATGCTGGTCGAGAAGTATGCCAATCACCAGCCGCTCAACCGGCAGAGCGAGCACTATGGGCGCGAGGGGATCGAGCTGTCGGTCTCGACCATGGCGGATCATGTGGGCGCCTGTGCGGCTGCGCTGAGGCCGCTCTACGAGCTGATCAAGGAACACGTCTTCGCCGCCGAACGCATTCACGGCGACGATACCACCGTGCCGGTGCTGGCGAAGGTGAAGACGAGGACAGGGCGGATTTGGACCTATGTCCGTGACGACCGTCCATTCGGCGGCCGCGCGCCGCCCGCTGCCGTGTTCTTCTATTCGCCGGATCGGGCCGGCATCCATCCGCAGCAGCATCTTGCCGGCTATCGCGGGATCCTGCAGGCCGACGCCTATGCGGGCTTCAACGAGCTCTACGAGGCGGATCGAAAGCCAGGACCGATCACGGAAGCGCCATGCTGGGCGCATGCTCGGCGCAAGCTGTTCGAGCTTGCCGACATTGCCTCGAAGGCGCGCAACCCGAAGCGGACTACGATCTCGCCGATCGCCTTCGAGGCGGTTCGGAAGATGGACGCCATCTTCATGTTGGAGCGCCCGATCAACGGCTTGCCGCCCAAGGAGCGCCTCCTCGTGCGCCGCCAGGACATCGCGCCGTTAGTCAATGATCTCATCAACTGGATGAAACGGGAGCGGGCCAAGCTCTCGCGCCACAACGAAGTGGCGAAAGCCATGGACTACATGCTCAAGCGTATCGACGCCTTCACCTGCTTCCTCGAGGATGGCCGCATCTGTCTCAGCAACAATGCGGCCGAGCGGGAGCTGCGCGGGATCGCGCTCGGAAGGAAGTCCTGGCTGTTCGCCGGCTCCGATCGCGGCGGCGAGCGTGCCGCGCTCATGCTGACGCTCATCCAAACCGCCAAGCTCAACGGCGTCGATCCCCGGGCCTGGCTCGCCGACATCCTCGCCCGCATCGCCGGTCACAAGATCACCGATCTTTGTGCGCTGCTGCCCTGGGCCTGGTGCGGCCGCCAGACCCCCGTCGACCTCGCGGCCTGA
- a CDS encoding TCP-1/cpn60 chaperonin family protein, with translation MISSSGSCASQPSAPFASRGDGLGVYSLSSFAQAMPRLHHKLRRYFDSEPSARSRGIGAPARPLPPGLLVSHCGLDLRDHQFYETSALRFLARSFANSEAAGAHTALGAITPLAEPRPQAFAHPCHDYRARGALRNGRYRRMHSRARGRRAVIRVGGSTEVEVKEKKDRVEDAMHATKAAVEVIIFGQRRACNCGKRAAVSLSSRAPLGAGALASHPVATFESGHRRWA, from the coding sequence GTGATCTCGTCGTCTGGCTCATGCGCCAGCCAGCCGAGCGCGCCCTTCGCGTCGCGCGGCGACGGCTTGGGCGTGTACAGCCTCTCCAGCTTCGCGCAAGCTATGCCACGGCTGCACCACAAGCTTCGACGATATTTCGATTCGGAGCCCTCAGCCCGCTCCAGGGGGATCGGAGCCCCGGCGCGCCCCCTTCCGCCGGGGCTCCTCGTATCTCATTGCGGGCTCGATCTGCGCGACCATCAATTTTACGAAACATCCGCGCTGCGGTTCCTGGCACGCTCGTTTGCCAATAGCGAGGCCGCAGGCGCCCATACTGCCCTTGGGGCTATCACGCCTCTAGCAGAGCCGCGACCCCAAGCCTTTGCCCACCCCTGCCACGATTACAGGGCGCGTGGCGCCTTGCGCAACGGGCGCTACCGCCGCATGCATTCCCGTGCTCGCGGGCGGCGTGCGGTGATCCGCGTCGGCGGCTCGACCGAGGTCGAGGTGAAGGAGAAGAAGGATCGCGTCGAGGACGCCATGCATGCGACGAAGGCGGCCGTCGAGGTCATCATCTTCGGTCAGCGCCGCGCTTGCAATTGCGGTAAGCGCGCTGCCGTCAGTCTCTCCAGCCGCGCGCCTTTGGGCGCCGGCGCTCTCGCCTCCCACCCAGTGGCGACATTCGAATCTGGTCACCGACGATGGGCTTGA
- a CDS encoding Uncharacterized conserved protein, contains Zn-finger domain, with protein MAHDAIPHFHNDAGVRAIGIPAKKLMCIGATPPGDHPHVFLDTGGDDEIACPYCSTLYRYRADLHGQDSDPPGCAWTPDADGAMA; from the coding sequence ATGGCCCATGATGCGATACCCCATTTCCACAACGACGCTGGCGTGCGCGCCATCGGCATACCGGCCAAGAAGTTGATGTGCATCGGCGCCACGCCGCCCGGAGATCATCCGCATGTCTTCCTCGACACGGGGGGCGATGACGAGATCGCCTGCCCCTATTGCTCGACGCTCTATCGCTACCGCGCCGACCTGCATGGGCAAGACAGTGATCCTCCCGGCTGCGCCTGGACGCCCGATGCCGACGGCGCCATGGCTTGA
- a CDS encoding UDP-glucuronate decarboxylase has product MPSELRVLVTGGAGFIGSHLCGRLLQEGHEVLCVDNLYTGARQNVHGLLANPRFELMRHDVCLPLYVEVDQIYNLACPASPIHYQFDPVQTTKTSVHGAINMLGLAKRVKARILQASTSEVYGDPAVHPQTEAYWGNVNPIGPRSCYDEGKRCAETLFFDYHRQHQMPIKVARIFNTYGPCMHPNDGRVVSNFIVQALQNRNITIYGDGSHTRSFCYVDDLVEGLIGLMGTSEEVTGPVNLGNPGEFTIRELAEEIIDLTGSASRIVHMPLPVDDPKQRRPDISKANELFDWQPTVPLQAGLKKTIAYFEGVLGQQLVTA; this is encoded by the coding sequence ATGCCAAGTGAACTGCGTGTTCTGGTTACCGGCGGGGCTGGATTCATCGGCTCGCATCTGTGCGGACGCCTGCTGCAAGAGGGCCATGAGGTCCTTTGCGTCGACAATCTCTATACGGGAGCGCGTCAGAACGTACATGGCCTGTTGGCGAATCCGCGCTTCGAGCTGATGCGCCACGATGTCTGCCTGCCGCTCTATGTCGAGGTCGATCAGATCTACAATCTCGCATGCCCAGCCTCGCCGATCCATTATCAGTTCGATCCGGTGCAGACCACCAAGACCAGCGTGCACGGCGCCATCAATATGCTCGGCCTCGCCAAGCGCGTGAAGGCGCGGATCCTGCAGGCGTCGACCTCGGAAGTCTATGGCGATCCCGCGGTCCATCCGCAGACCGAGGCGTATTGGGGCAACGTCAATCCGATCGGGCCGCGCTCCTGCTACGATGAGGGCAAGCGCTGCGCCGAGACCCTGTTCTTCGACTATCATCGGCAGCATCAGATGCCGATCAAGGTCGCGCGAATCTTCAACACCTACGGGCCGTGCATGCATCCGAATGACGGGCGCGTCGTGTCGAACTTCATCGTTCAGGCCTTGCAGAACCGAAACATCACGATTTACGGAGATGGCAGCCACACACGGTCGTTTTGTTATGTGGACGACTTGGTCGAAGGTCTCATCGGCCTGATGGGCACTTCCGAGGAGGTCACTGGACCCGTCAATCTCGGCAATCCCGGCGAATTCACCATCCGTGAGCTCGCCGAAGAAATCATCGACCTGACCGGCTCGGCATCGCGGATCGTCCATATGCCGCTGCCCGTGGACGACCCCAAGCAGAGGCGGCCGGACATCAGCAAGGCCAATGAGCTGTTCGATTGGCAGCCGACGGTGCCGCTGCAGGCCGGATTGAAGAAGACAATCGCCTATTTCGAGGGAGTTCTGGGGCAGCAACTCGTGACAGCCTGA
- a CDS encoding Undecaprenyl-phosphate glucose phosphotransferase, which translates to MSTEGSAPGSRSSESSATALRLGSSPLKTAGFESLSALLLRVATAEFIAVAAMAYATSLIYSRVALQSWPSAETYIPAALIIALLVLLVSLGFRHYVTLQIQPLHQFLWNGIGAVALAFSFFLSALFLLKVTDDYSRATFFSQLITVAIAVVGLRAMSHARIQAAVASGRIEARRAVVIGDAARHARITRRLKDAGVRIIRALPFPDRASDMAGPEPGDHDRREARRLIEICRKQRPDDIVILATAADLPASTWLAEILSELPVSLHVISVEAEDLFSSARLGELGALVTIQLLHPPLSVFHRCVKRGFDTAAAGIGLLLLSPLLVAISGAIKLDSRGPVFFRQTRHGYNNESIRVFKFRTMTTAEDGDAFRQAKRDDPRVTRIGHFLRRTNLDELPQLLNVLAGEMSIVGPRPHPIALNKMFEQHIAPFSRRHNVKPGITGWAQVNGFRGETDTLEKMQRRFECDLYYIDNWSFLLDMKIIVMTLFSRSAYLNAF; encoded by the coding sequence GTGTCGACCGAGGGCAGTGCACCGGGATCACGTTCCTCAGAGAGTTCCGCGACGGCGCTACGGCTTGGTAGCTCCCCGCTCAAGACAGCCGGCTTCGAAAGCCTGTCGGCTCTTCTATTGCGGGTCGCCACCGCCGAGTTCATCGCGGTGGCGGCCATGGCCTATGCGACCAGTCTGATCTACAGCCGCGTCGCCCTGCAGAGCTGGCCAAGCGCCGAGACCTATATTCCTGCTGCGTTGATCATCGCGCTTCTGGTGCTGCTCGTGTCGCTGGGCTTTCGGCACTATGTCACGTTGCAGATCCAGCCGCTGCATCAGTTCCTGTGGAACGGAATTGGCGCGGTCGCCTTGGCTTTCTCCTTTTTCCTTTCGGCCCTGTTCCTCTTGAAGGTGACCGATGACTATTCGCGCGCGACCTTCTTCAGCCAGCTGATTACGGTCGCCATCGCGGTGGTCGGTCTGCGCGCCATGAGCCATGCCAGGATCCAGGCGGCGGTCGCCTCCGGTCGTATCGAGGCCCGTCGTGCGGTCGTCATCGGGGATGCGGCTCGCCATGCCCGGATCACGAGGCGGCTGAAGGATGCCGGCGTGCGGATCATACGCGCGCTGCCATTTCCGGACAGGGCTTCGGATATGGCCGGTCCGGAGCCCGGTGATCACGATCGTAGAGAGGCCCGGCGGTTGATCGAGATCTGTCGCAAGCAGAGACCGGACGACATCGTGATCCTGGCAACGGCCGCCGATCTGCCGGCATCGACATGGCTCGCCGAAATCCTGTCGGAGCTGCCGGTCTCCCTCCATGTGATCTCGGTTGAGGCCGAGGACCTGTTCAGCTCGGCCCGGCTCGGGGAGCTGGGCGCGCTCGTCACCATTCAGCTCCTGCATCCTCCGCTGTCGGTATTCCATCGATGCGTGAAGCGCGGCTTTGATACTGCCGCAGCCGGGATCGGGCTTCTGCTGCTCTCGCCGCTTCTCGTCGCCATTTCCGGCGCCATCAAGCTCGATTCGCGCGGGCCGGTCTTCTTTCGACAGACACGCCATGGCTACAACAATGAATCCATTCGGGTCTTCAAATTTCGGACGATGACGACCGCGGAGGATGGCGATGCCTTCAGGCAGGCGAAGAGGGACGATCCGCGCGTCACCCGAATCGGGCACTTCCTGCGTCGCACCAACCTGGACGAGCTGCCGCAACTCCTCAACGTGCTGGCCGGAGAGATGTCGATCGTTGGTCCGCGGCCGCATCCGATTGCACTGAACAAGATGTTCGAACAGCACATTGCGCCGTTCTCGCGCCGACACAACGTCAAGCCGGGCATCACGGGATGGGCGCAGGTCAACGGTTTTCGTGGGGAGACCGATACGCTGGAGAAGATGCAGCGCCGCTTCGAATGCGACCTCTATTACATCGACAATTGGTCCTTCCTCCTCGACATGAAGATCATCGTGATGACGCTGTTTTCGAGGTCAGCCTATCTGAATGCGTTCTAA
- a CDS encoding Methyltransferase domain-containing protein — translation MLLCPVTKQALTLLSGDEIVQANGAIGSGLLRHTNGNSRPLESGALGTHDRGIIYRVEDDIACLLPELAISSTHDHSASLNAESAGVQRFYDEYGWLKSQSGCYNDTADFTDTRAVSVYYVKECNRRIARQLKSGRYLLDAASGAIPHPDYIPFSENYDFRVCLDFSITALREARAKLGSRGLYVLGDMTRLPFASDSIDDVISLHTIYHIPEKMLSTAVDELVRVVRSDGRVVIVSVWASSPLMDVAMKAKRALGRLKRRILGSGGTQHIVASEARQDLDLYFAPFGYDRYLSEIASRHSATLHLWSSTNADFQKAFFANNRVGLLSAKLVIAAEQLLEPLAARYGQYPMFVLSKKLTEPRPN, via the coding sequence ATGTTGCTTTGTCCAGTCACAAAGCAGGCACTGACCCTGCTCTCTGGTGACGAAATTGTCCAGGCAAACGGAGCTATAGGCTCGGGCCTTCTGCGACACACGAATGGCAATTCACGCCCCCTAGAAAGCGGCGCTCTAGGCACCCATGATCGAGGAATAATTTACAGGGTCGAAGACGACATCGCTTGCCTGCTGCCAGAGCTAGCGATTTCATCAACCCATGATCACAGCGCTTCGCTGAACGCCGAGAGCGCCGGCGTTCAACGTTTCTACGACGAATATGGTTGGTTGAAGAGCCAGTCCGGCTGCTACAACGACACTGCAGACTTCACAGACACTCGCGCGGTGAGTGTCTACTATGTGAAGGAATGCAATCGCCGCATTGCCCGCCAGTTGAAAAGCGGACGATATTTGCTCGACGCCGCATCCGGCGCCATTCCTCATCCTGACTACATTCCGTTTTCGGAGAATTACGACTTTCGCGTGTGCCTCGATTTTTCGATCACGGCGCTCCGGGAAGCAAGAGCGAAGCTAGGATCAAGAGGGCTTTATGTTCTCGGTGATATGACGCGCCTTCCATTTGCATCCGATTCCATCGACGACGTGATCTCCCTTCACACTATCTACCACATACCGGAGAAAATGCTTTCAACGGCGGTGGACGAGCTTGTTCGGGTCGTCCGTTCGGACGGACGGGTTGTCATCGTATCGGTTTGGGCGTCGTCGCCCTTGATGGACGTCGCCATGAAAGCGAAAAGAGCTCTGGGTAGATTGAAGCGGCGCATACTGGGATCAGGCGGCACACAGCACATCGTTGCTTCCGAAGCACGGCAAGACCTGGATCTGTACTTCGCTCCCTTCGGCTACGACCGGTATCTGAGCGAGATCGCATCACGGCATTCAGCAACGCTGCATCTTTGGAGCTCGACGAACGCCGACTTCCAGAAGGCCTTCTTTGCGAACAACCGCGTTGGTCTGCTCAGCGCAAAGCTTGTCATAGCCGCGGAGCAATTGTTGGAACCTCTGGCGGCTCGTTACGGACAGTACCCGATGTTTGTGCTGAGCAAGAAGCTTACCGAACCTCGCCCCAATTAG
- a CDS encoding Glycosyltransferase, GT2 family — MLAASLIICSHNPRPTYLARTLESLRRQDMADDRWELLIIDNASAQPLADALDISWHRNGRHVLEPELGLASARQRGMREASSELLVFVDDDNVLAPNYLSEAVRIGQDWPWLGTWGSGAIIPEFELQPRKHLEKLIPNLALREVAAPRWSNIFPCTEATPWGAGLCVRKKVAEAYSQAGRGSLHISDRRGKSLLSGGDVEICYAGCDAGLGMGVFPELKLTHLIPKERVSEDYLLRLFEGIIASNYMLSYKWKRLEPWSPFRARALLSVLKNTLLRRGIERRMYFAGVRAALRARQTIAASQSPRS; from the coding sequence ATGCTCGCAGCATCGCTGATTATCTGTTCCCATAATCCACGTCCGACCTATCTGGCGCGGACGTTGGAGTCCTTGCGTCGCCAGGATATGGCGGATGACAGATGGGAGCTGCTCATCATCGACAATGCCTCGGCCCAACCTCTCGCCGATGCGCTGGATATCTCCTGGCATCGAAATGGTCGCCATGTGCTGGAGCCCGAGCTCGGCCTCGCTTCCGCGCGGCAGCGAGGCATGCGGGAAGCATCGTCGGAGCTTCTGGTGTTCGTCGACGATGACAATGTGCTCGCTCCAAACTACCTGTCGGAAGCGGTTCGGATAGGGCAGGATTGGCCTTGGCTCGGGACTTGGGGAAGCGGGGCCATCATTCCGGAATTCGAGCTGCAGCCAAGGAAGCATCTCGAGAAGCTCATACCCAATCTCGCATTGCGGGAAGTGGCGGCGCCGCGCTGGAGCAACATCTTCCCCTGCACGGAGGCCACTCCGTGGGGTGCCGGCCTCTGCGTGCGCAAGAAGGTTGCCGAAGCGTATTCGCAAGCCGGACGAGGCTCGCTGCATATCTCGGATCGTCGCGGCAAATCCCTGCTCAGCGGGGGCGATGTCGAGATTTGCTATGCGGGTTGCGATGCCGGGCTCGGCATGGGCGTTTTCCCGGAGCTCAAGCTGACGCATTTGATTCCAAAGGAGCGCGTTTCCGAAGATTACCTCTTGAGATTGTTCGAGGGCATCATCGCCTCGAACTATATGCTCTCCTATAAATGGAAGCGGCTCGAGCCATGGTCCCCATTCAGGGCGCGAGCGCTGCTATCGGTTCTCAAGAACACCCTACTGCGTCGCGGCATTGAGCGACGCATGTATTTTGCCGGCGTGCGCGCGGCCCTCAGAGCTCGTCAGACAATTGCCGCAAGCCAGAGTCCAAGAAGCTGA